One genomic window of Magnolia sinica isolate HGM2019 chromosome 3, MsV1, whole genome shotgun sequence includes the following:
- the LOC131240573 gene encoding MDIS1-interacting receptor like kinase 2-like, producing MAIQKSLSLAFLLLLLEFLSSNAFTTAAASTLGEAEALMEWKASLLSPQALQSWSLPSANASANTISPCKWYGISCNGFGSVIEISLPSAGLQGKLHNLNFSSFPNLLRLNLSDNTLTGTIPADIGTLSRLVSLNISMNNLSGVLPLSMANLSHLSELDIWSNEITGPIPPSLGNLTRLTVLYLSNNQISGSIPAQLGNLKNLVELSLQNNSLTGPIPPALGNLRNLTLLYLYSNQISGSIPLEIGNLVNLNKLELESNLLTGSIPSTLGNLTKLKLFNAFDNHLTGEIPKSFRNCTSLTRVRLEGNQLIANVSEAFGVYPHLYFMDVSNNMLFGELSPNWGECKNLTRLQLSGNMITGRIPREIGQLKQLRVLGLSSNHLEGEIPKEFERLTSLFNLSLNDNQLSGQVPKEIGRLSNLEVLDLSMNRLSGPIPPQLGDCSKLRYLKLSENDLNGSIPFQIGNLVYLQDLLDLSHNLLNGEISPQLVKLHVLEKLNLSHNMLSGSIPPSFEAMFSLQSIDFSYNALEGPLPNSKNFQKAPAIAFIKNKGLCGEVQGLRPCNAPSIRHGDARKGRQVVIFIVLPLLAASFLLFIVVGVSSIYSQRRRNKEKVVLERSSRNPFSIWNYDGIDAFEQIMEATEGFDDKYIIGIGGYGKVYKANLPSGQVVAVKKLHPLEGGDQSDQRSFRNEIRALTEIRHRNIVKLYGFCSHAQFSFLVYEYMERGSLASILSNDRGAAELDWTLRVKVIKGVAHALSYMHHDCTQPIVHRDISSNNVLLNSELEACVSDFGTARLLISDSSNWTTLAGTYGYIAPELAYTMRVTEKCDVYSFGVVALEAMMGRHPGELISSLTPPSRQDTLLKDMLDQRLPDPTAVVAHEVIFVVYMALSCIQPDPNSRPTMHHVAQELSIGGSSFSLGPFHALALHQLMDLKV from the exons ATGGCCAtacagaaatctctctctcttgcttttcttcttttattattagaatttctttcttccaATGCCTTTACAACAGCAGCAGCATCCACACTTGGAGAAGCAGAGGCTCTCATGGAATGGAAAGCCAGCCTCTTGTCACCACAAGCTCTCCAATCATGGTCACTTCCATCTGCTAATGCTAGTGCCAACACAATCTCTCCATGCAAATGGTATGGGATCTCCTGCAACGGCTTTGGAAGCGTAATAGAGATAAGCTTACCGAGTGCAGGCTTACAAGGTAAGCTTCATAACTTGAATTTCTCGTCATTTCCAAACCTCCTCCGTCTCAATCTCAGTGACAACACACTCACTGGAACCATCCCAGCTGATATCGGCACTCTTTCCAGACTCGTCTCCCTCAATATCTCCATGAATAATCTCTCTGGAGTTCTACCTCTTTCAATGGCTAACCTTTCTCACCTTTCAGAGCTTGACATCTGGTCTAATGAAATAACTGGGCCTATTCCTCCATCTTTAGGTAACTTGACCAGGCTGACAGTCCTCTACCTCTCtaacaatcaaatttctggttcaattcctgcacaattaggaaatctcaagaatttggttgagttgTCATTGCAGAATAATAGTCTGACAGGTccaatccctcctgctttag gtaatttgagaaaccttacacttttgtacctctacagcaatcaaatttctggttcaattcctctaGAAATTGGGAATTTGGTAAATCTCAATAAGCTTGAGCTTGAGAGtaaccttctaacaggttctatcccttccactttaggaaacTTGACCAAGCTTAAACTCTTCAATGCATTTGACAACCATTTAACTGGTGAGATCCCAAAAAGCTTCAGAAATTGCACTAGTTTAACTAGAGTTCGACTCGAAGGAAATCAGCTCATTGCAAATGTATCAGAAGCCTTTGGTGTATACCCACATCTCTATTTCATGGATGTCAGCAACAACATGTTGTTTGGTGAACTCTCACCGAACTGGGGAGAATGCAAAAACTTGACCAGGCTACAGTTATCTGGTAACATGATCACTGGTAGAATTCCTCGGGAGATTGGGCAGCTGAAGCAGCTACGAGTACTTGGTCTTTCTTCGAACCATCTAGAAGGAGAGATTCCAAAGGAATTTGAGAGGCTAACTTCTTTGTTCAACTTGAGTTTAAATGATAACCAACTTTCTGGTCAGGTACCAAAAGAGATTGGAAGACTCTCCAATTTGGAGGTTCTTGACTTGTCAATGAATCGCCTAAGTGGTCCAATACCACCTCAATTAGGGGATTGCTCCAAACTCCGATATCTGAAATTGAGCGAAAATGATTTGAATGGAAGCATTCCATTTCAAATTGGTAACCTGGTATACTTACAGGATTTACTAGATCTCAGTCATAACTTGCTCAATGGAGAGATATCACCACAACTTGTGAAATTGCATGTGCTGGAAAAGTTAAACCTCTCCCACAACATGTTGTCGGGCTCCATTCCACCTTCTTTTGAAGCAATGTTCAGCTTGCAATCtattgatttttcatacaatgctTTGGAAGGTCCTCTTCCCAACAGCAAAAACTTTCAGAAGGCTCCTGCAATTGCATTCATAAAAAACAAAGGTTTATGTGGTGAAGTGCAAGGTTTGAGACCCTGCAATGCCCCTTCAATAAGGCATGGTGATGCAAGGAAAGGCCGCCAAGTTGTCATCTTCATTGTTCTTCCTCTCTTGGCAGCCTCGTTTCTTTTATTTATAGTCGTCGGCGTTTCTTCCATTTATTCCCAAAGACGAAGAAATAAAGAGAAGGTGGTTCTTGAAAGGAGCAGCAGAaatccattttcaatatggaattatgatgggattgatgcATTTGAACAAATCATGGAAGCGACAGAGGGTTTCGACGACAAATACATCATTGGAATTGGAGGGTATGGAAAAGTTTACAAagcaaatctaccatcaggccaagtagtagctgtgaagaaacttCACCCACTTGAAGGTGGGGATCAATCcgatcaaagaagttttagaaatgAGATTCGAGCATTAACAGAAATCCGCCATCGCAACATTGTGAAGCTTTATGGTTTTTGTTCCCATGCTCAATTCTCATTTCTAGTCTATGAGTACATGGAAAGGGGAAGCTTGGCTAGCATCCTAAGCAATGACAGAGGAGCTGCAGAGTTGGACTGGACTCTAAGGGTGAAGGTtattaaaggtgtggcccatgcaTTATCTTACATGCACCATGATTGCACCCAACCAATTGTCCATCGAGACATATCAAGCAACAACGTTCTGCTGAATTCGGAACTTGAGGCCTGTGTCTCTGACTTTGGCACTGCAAGATTGTTGATATCTGATTCATCCAATTGGACTACGCTCGCCGGCACTTACGGATACATCGCTCCAG AGCTTGCATATACAATGAGGGTAACTGAAAAATGTGACGTATATAGCTTTGGCGTTGTGGCACTTGAAGCGATGATGGGAAGGCATCCTGGGGAGCTCATCTCCTCTCTGACACCACCAAGTAGACAAGATACACTGCTAAAGGATATGTTGGACCAACGTCTCCCGGACCCGACAGCTGTGGTTGCACACGAAGTCATATTTGTGGTGTACATGGCACTTTCATGCATTCAGCCAGATCCAAACTCTCGGCCAACCATGCACCACGTGGCTCAAGAGTTGTCTATTGGTGGGTCTTCCTTTTCTCTAGGGCCATTCCATGCACTTGCATTACATCAACTCATGGATCTTAAAGTATAG
- the LOC131240574 gene encoding MDIS1-interacting receptor like kinase 2-like: protein MNHLSGPIPPQLGDCSKLRYLKLSENDLNGSIPFQIGNLVYLQDLLDLSHNLLNGEISPQLGKLHVLEKLNLSHNMLSGSIPPSFEAMFSLQSIDFSYNALEGPLPNSKNFQKAPAMAFIKNKGLCGEVQGLRPCNAPSIRHGDARKGRQVVIFIVLPLLAALFLLFIVVGVSSIYSQRRRNKEKVVLERSSRNPFSIWNYDGIDAFEQIVEVTEGFDDKYCIGIGGYGKVYKANLPSGQVLAVKKLHPLEGGDQSDQRSFRNEIRALTEIRHRNIVKLYGFCSHAPFSFLVYEYMERRSLASILSNDRGAAEFDWTLRAKVIKGVAHALSYMHHDCTQPIVHRDLSSNNVLLNSELEACVSDFGTARLLIPDSSNWTMLAGTYGYIAPELAYTMRVTEKCDVYSFGVVALEVMMGRHPGELISSLTPPSRQDTLLKDMLDQRLPDPTAVVAHEVIFVVSMALSCIRLDPNSRPTMHHVAQELSIGGSSFSLGPFHALTLHQLMDLEV, encoded by the exons ATGAATCACCTAAGTGGTCCAATACCACCTCAATTAGGGGATTGCTCCAAACTCCGATATCTCAAATTGAGCGAAAATGATTTGAATGGAAGCATTCCATTTCAAATTGGTAACCTGGTATACTTACAGGATTTACTAGATCTCAGTCATAACTTGCTCAATGGAGAGATATCACCACAACTTGGGAAATTGCATGTGCTGGAAAAGTTAAACCTCTCCCACAACATGTTGTCGGGCTCCATTCCACCTTCTTTTGAAGCAATGTTCAGCTTGCAATCtattgatttttcatacaatgctTTGGAAGGTCCTCTTCCCAACAGCAAAAACTTTCAGAAGGCTCCTGCAATGGCATTCATAAAAAACAAAGGTTTATGTGGTGAAGTGCAAGGTTTGAGACCCTGCAACGCCCCTTCAATAAGGCATGGTGATGCAAGGAAAGGCCGCCAAGTTGTCATCTTCATTGTTCTTCCTCTCTTGGCAGccttgtttcttttatttatagTCGTCGGTGTTTCTTCCATTTATTCCCAAAGACGAAGAAATAAAGAGAAGGTGGTTCTTGAAAGGAGTAGCAGAaatccattttcaatatggaattatgatgggattgatgcATTTGAACAGATCGTGGAAGTGACAGAGGGTTTTGACGACAAATACTGCATCGGAATTGGAGGGTATGGAAAAGTTTACAAagcaaatctaccatcaggccaaGTATTAGCTGTGAAGAAACTTCACCCACTTGAAGGTGGGGATCAATCcgatcaaagaagttttagaaatgAGATTCGAGCATTAACAGAAATCCGCCATCGCAACATTGTGAAGCTTTATGGTTTTTGTTCCCATGCTCCATTCTCATTTCTAGTCTATGAGTACATGGAAAGGAGAAGCTTGGCTAGCATCTTAAGCAATGACAGAGGAGCTGCAGAGTTTGATTGGACTCTAAGGGCGAAGGTtattaaaggtgtggcccatgcaTTATCTTACATGCACCATGATTGCACCCAACCAATTGTCCATCGAGACCTATCAAGCAACAACGTTCTGCTGAATTCGGAACTTGAGGCCTGTGTTTCTGACTTTGGCACTGCAAGATTGTTGATACCTGATTCGTCCAATTGGACTATGCTCGCCGGCACTTACGGATACATCGCTCCAG AGCTTGCATATACAATGAGGGTAACTGAAAAATGTGACGTATATAGCTTTGGCGTTGTGGCACTTGAAGTGATGATGGGAAGGCATCCTGGGGAGCTCATCTCCTCTTTGACACCACCAAGTAGACAAGATACACTGCTAAAGGATATGTTGGACCAACGTCTCCCAGACCCCACAGCTGTGGTTGCACACGAAGTCATATTTGTGGTGTCCATGGCACTTTCATGCATTCGGCTGGATCCAAACTCTCGGCCAACCATGCACCATGTGGCTCAAGAGTTATCTATTGGTGGGTCTTCCTTTTCTCTAGGGCCATTCCACGCACTTACATTACATCAACTCATGGATCTTGAGGTATAG
- the LOC131239043 gene encoding MDIS1-interacting receptor like kinase 2-like, with the protein MEWKASLLSPQALHSWSLPSANASANTISPCKWYGISCNGLGSVIEISLPSAGLQGKLHNLSFSSFPNLLRLNLSDNTLTGTIPADIGTLSRLVSLNISMNNLSGVLPLSIANLSHLSELDIWSNEITGPIPPSLEVGNLMNLNHLELSDNLLTGSIPSTLGNMTNLMNLQLQRNQISGSIPLEIGNLVNLNGLELASNLLTEVFGVYRHLYFMDVSNNRLFGELSPNWGECKNLTRLQLSGNRITGKIPPEIGS; encoded by the exons ATGGAATGGAAAGCCAGCCTCTTGTCACCACAAGCTCTCCATTCATGGTCACTTCCATCTGCTAATGCTAGTGCCAACACAATCTCTCCGTGCAAATGGTATGGGATCTCCTGCAACGGCCTTGGAAGCGTAATAGAGATAAGCTTACCCAGTGCAGGCTTACAAGGTAAGCTTCATAACTTGAGTTTCTCGTCATTTCCAAACCTCCTCCGTCTCAATCTCAGTGACAACACACTCACTGGAACCATCCCAGCTGATATCGGCACTCTTTCCAGACTCGTCTCCCTCAATATCTCTATGAATAATCTCTCTGGAGTTCTACCTCTTTCAATTGCTAACCTTTCTCACCTTTCAGAGCTCGACATCTGGTCTAATGAAATAACTGGGCCTATTCCTCCATCTTTAG aagttgggaatttaatgaatctGAACCATCTTGAGCTGTCAGACaaccttctaacaggttctattccttccactttagggaacaTGACAAACCTGATGAACCTCCAACTCCAAAGAAATCAAATTTCGGGTTCAATTCCTCTAGAAATTGGGAATTTAGTAAATCTCAATGGGCTTGAGCTTGCTAGtaaccttctaacag AAGTCTTTGGTGTATACCGGCATCTCTATTTCATGGATGTCAGCAACAACAGGTTGTTTGGTGAACTCTCACCAAACTGGGGAGAATGCAAAAACTTGACGAGGCTACAGTTATCTGGGAACAGGATCACTGGTAAAATTCCTCCCGAGATTGGCAGTTGA